A genomic stretch from Alosa sapidissima isolate fAloSap1 chromosome 3, fAloSap1.pri, whole genome shotgun sequence includes:
- the ep300b gene encoding LOW QUALITY PROTEIN: histone acetyltransferase p300 (The sequence of the model RefSeq protein was modified relative to this genomic sequence to represent the inferred CDS: deleted 1 base in 1 codon), translating into MADNVLDSGPPSAKRPKLSSPALSVSASDGNDFGSLFDLEHDLPDELINSTDLGLPNGGDLSQLHTSLGGGGGGGGVGGGAAGAGQDAAAKHKQLSELLRSGASLPTTSAAGSPGNAASMGLLGGLNAATSGPQSLGQPQQHSSPQQTGMMQQAGMVGGLNRGMMGTQKGNGQQLQGPAAPGMMGGQVMNGSPRMGYPNQGMGSNSNLLADTLQQQQQGGPQMGHAGMRPQQPGAMNKMGMMQNAGPYGGPYGQTAGQVMGGQLQNKATMPNSLAQFNMDKKPQPVQGMTAMASQQPSVVGSGAVGGAAGPAGAQTSLSAMASAPGSAAPPTADPEKRKLIQQQLVLLLHAHKCQRREQANGEMRPCNLPHCRTMKNVLNHMTHCQAGKSCQVAHCASSRQIISHWKNCTRHDCPVCLPLKNAGDKRNQQSLLGQAGVGLGSSLGAVPGGQPSTPNLNPPSQIDPSSIERAYAALGLTYQGNQMTATPQSSSLPAQGLPGQAGVRPMNPMAGGNPMGVNGGVGVPSPSQQTNLLQDSMLHRNMNAQSLMNDSAAVGNLGSMPTATPPSVAGMRKSWHEDITQDLRNHLVHKLVQAIFPTPDPAALKDRRMENLVAYARKVEGDMYESANSRAEYYHLLAEKIYKIQKELEEKRRTRLQKQGMMPSQPGMPPSNLPPVMGQLPLPPGQPPNGPHADPSLVQPAGPNQMVSRMQNPAAMNQFNQMAMQGGGPRSTPPLPMGGPLNQMGRGSPRMGQPNVAQMQNQYLPSGQFPGSNGGLNAGPVGMGQSGPQPGMTQQAQMPTPTSLPVGSPVGQSSSVSGAGPGPGAPVGSMLPGSVPGGGPSSMAPSSQPNSHGHCPPMRQSSPSPRSLTPTPRPATPAHPGSQTPQPHTPNPPSVPPSAQQQQQQQQQQQQQQQQPPPMAQPMAPGMGAEKNNQQQQQTLGGGANGGHQPGMVPSLPAQNSHMPNQHPRTPLSQKSSLTADGQVSTPASVSSVDHSSQMPPSDAPAPLEPKMEVKQQPSAEEEEEAESEGKPSGKMGMKHEVKSEEKPEVKKEEPSDGCKAEPMETSIASGEDRKPEVKSEPKEEEDGPGAAGANSSPAAAQSKKKIFKPEELRQALMPTLEALYRQDPESLPFRQPVDPQLLGIPDYFDIVKNPMDLSTIKRKLDTGQYQEPWQYVDDIWLMFNNAWLYNRKTSRVYKYCSKLAEVFEQEIDPVMQSLGYCCGRKLEFSPQTLCCYGKQLCTIPRDAAYFSYQNRYHFCEKCFNEIQGESVSLGDDPSQPQTSINKEQFQRKKNDTLDPELLVECTDCGRKMHQICILHNDTIWPAGFVCDSCLKKCNKTRKENKYAARRLPQTKLGCFLEGRVNDYLRRHNHRDMAPTAGEVTIRVVHVSDKVVEVKPGMKARFVDSGEMSESFPYRTKALFAFEDIDGVDVCFFGMHVQEYGSDCPPPNQRRVYISYLDSVHFFQPRHLRTGVYHEILIGYLEYVRRLGFTTGHIWACPPSEGDDYIFHCHPMDQKIPKPKRLQEWYKKMLDKAVAERIVHDYKDIFKQATEDRLTSAKELPYFEGDFWPNVLEESIKELEQEEEERKREENSTSSESIDATKGDSKNAKKKNSKKTSKNKSSLSRANKKKPGMPNVSNDLSQKLYATMEKHKEVFFVIRLIAGPTANSLPPISDPDPLMACDLMDGRDAFLTLARDKHLEFSSMRRSKWSSMCMLVELHNQSQDRFVYTCNECKHHVETRFHCTVCEDYDLCGKCYNIKGHEHKMEKLGLGLDDESNNAAAASTQNPSDSRRLSIQRCIQSLVHACQCRNANCSLPSCQKMKRVVQHTKGCKRKTNGGCPICKQLIALCCYHAKHCQEAKCPVPFCLNIKHKLRQQQLQHRLQQAQMLRRRMATMQRAGQPCPGGPPGGLPSPGNNGTTGPSTPTSVGTQPPTPQTPTQTGMPALPQPGVGGMSGGPPGGQQQQPMPQQGGMPQHPMHHQFQQMPGGGGGMMNSPQQQMAMQQQQQQQQQQQQQQQQQAAQQAQQQMQHPNSMAPYGPRAPGSSPRAQTQGKPGLGPATPPQPPQQQTPPHLPNPGQPPMSQQPPQQQQPPSGPPPAAVEIAMKIQQVADAQRKMAQAQILRQATQGGMMPPHPHHPQQAPGQMGMPHPGVGMVAAQGLPPQAAAARAHLEQQQQPQQQVPPGMMVGPMQQQGQPMQPNSQGQLPPQVPLQPRVGPQLQPPQQQWAGQGMPPQQRPVMMGQMAQPGMAAQQQQQMQQQQQQPQQQIPGRNPLMQGGASGSAGPGNFPQGALQDLLRTLRSPSSPLQQQQVLNILRSNPQLMAAFIKQRVYKYKGGAAGGAPPGGQPGAGPQGLPGAMGVQPGAVGAGAPQGGIHLGQGVGMQSIAQLQQQQLQQQQQQQQQQQQQRPMLPQQVAALQQQQQQQQQQQQQQQQQQQQQGGIPGQGPSMVSMANNPQFRELLLRRHLQQQQQQQQQQQQQAQQQQQMANHAQFQQPQPPQQQPPQGYMGQPGSMQVPPGGQQLPPGAQQQQQQQAATAALQQRLQMQQQQQNAMLQGADGGPGGGGVGGPQQPPQQPGGQAGPQTQALLQQALQHRLLQQQQHLAGGSPAQHSNPMSPQQQQQQQQQQQQQMSQSPHLQGQQLSTSLSNQVRSPQPSPRPHSQPPHSSPSPRMQPQPSPHHISPQTQTGSPHPSHLTQHHPGMVVPPPQQNPQQQQNPMDGGPFGSDQNAMLSQLSSMGALHGPGGPDMLSGNSQDLNANMNHNSLDIM; encoded by the exons GTCCACAGATGGGTCATGCTGGCATGAGGCCACAGCAACCCGGAGCCATGAACAAG ATGGGGATGATGCAGAATGCTGGGCCCTATGGCGGACCCTATGGCCAGACTGCAGGTCAGGTGATGGGCGGGCAGCTTCAGAACAAAGCAACGATGCCCAACAGCCTCGCCCAGTTTAACATGGACAAGAAGCCCCAGCCCGTCCAGGGCATGACTGCCATG GCCTCCCAGCAGCCCTCGGTGGTTGGCTCGGGAGCAGTGGGTGGCGCAGCGGGCCCCGCCGGTGCCCAGACGAGCCTGAGTGCCATGGCCTCGGCCCCGGGCAGCGCGGCGCCCCCCACGGCCGACCCGGAGAAGCGCAAGCTCATCCAGCAgcagctggtgctgctgctgcacgcGCACAAGTGCCAGCGGCGCGAGCAGGCCAACGGCGAGATGCGCCCGTGCAACCTGCCCCACTGCCGCACCATGAAGAACGTCCTCAACCACATGACCCACTGCCAAGCTGGCAAGTCCTGCCAGG TGGCGCACTGTGCCTCTTCGCGACAGATCATCTCTCACTGGAAGAACTGCACGCGGCATGACTGCCCTGTCTGTCTGCCGCTGAAGAACGCTGGAGACAAGCGCAACCAGCAGT CGCTCCTTGGCCAGGCTGGGGTGGGTCTGGGTAGCTCGTTAGGGGCTGTGCCAGGCGGTCAGCCCAGCACGCCCAACCTCAACCCGCCCAGCCAGATCGACCCCAGTTCCATAGAGCGGGCCTACGCCGCTCTCGGTCTCACCTACCAAGGCAACCAGATGACCGCCACACCTCAGTCGTCATCTCTACCCGCCCAGGGCCTCCCGGGCCAGGCTGGCGTCAGGCCCATGAACCCAATGG CTGGAGGAAACCCCATGGGTGTGAACGGTGGTGTGGGGGTTCCGTCCCCCAGCCAGCAGACTAACCTTCTCCAGGACTCCATGCTGCACCGAAACATGAACGCGCAAAG CTTAATGAACGACAGCGCTGCCGTGGGTAACCTGGGCTCCATGCCCACAGCCACGCCGCCCTCGGTTGCGGGCATGAGGAAGAGCTGGCATGAGGATATCACCCAGGACCTACGCAACCACCTTGTGCACAAACT AGTGCAGGCCATCTTCCCCACACCAGACCCCGCTGCACTGAAGGACAGACGAATGGAGAACCTGGTGGCGTACGCGCGGAAGGTGGAAGGGGACATGTACGAGTCGGCCAACAGCAGG GCGGAATACTACCACCTCCTAGCTGAGAAGATTTATAAGATCcagaaggagctggaggagaagagacGGACTCGGCTACAGAAGCAGGGCATGATGCCTTCTCAGCCGGGCATGCCCCCCTCCAACCTGCCCCCCGTCATGGGCCAGCTGCCTCTGCCCCCCGGGCAGCCGCCCA ACGGACCCCATGCAGACCCCTCCCTTGTCCAGCCAGCGGGACCCAATCAGATGGTCAGCCGTATGCAGAACCCTGCAG CCATGAATCAGTTCAACCAGATGGCGATGCAGGGGGGCGGGCCGAGGTCGACGCCCCCACTACCCATGGGAGGTCCGCTCAATCAG ATGGGTCGGGGAAGCCCAAGGATGGGCCAGCCCAACGTGGCCCAGATGCAGAATCAGTACCTGCCATCTGGGCAGTTTCCAGGCTCCAATGGCGGCCTCAACGCTGGCCCAGTAGGTATGGGCCAGTCGGGGCCACAGCCTGGCATGACTCAG CAGGCTCAGATGCCCACTCCGACCTCCCTCCCCGTGGGCAGCCCAGTCGGGCAGTCCAGCTCGGTGTCCGGAGCGGGCCCAGGCCCCGGGGCACCTGTGGGCTCCATGCTGCCCGGTAGCGTGCCCGGAGGTGGTCCTTCTAGCATGGCACCGTCCTCGCAGCCCAACTCGCATGGGCACTGCCCGCCCATGCGCCAGAGCTCGCCCTCTCCGCGCAGCCTCACGCCGACCCCTCGCCCCGCTACT CCCGCCCACCCTGGCTCGCAGACACCGCAGCCTCATACGCCAAACCCGCCCTCTGTCCCACCGTCAgcgcaacagcaacaacaacaacaacaacaacaacagcaacagcagcagcagccgccgcCAATGGCTCAGCCAATGGCGCCAGGGATGGGAGCGGAGAAAAACaatcagcaacagcagcagacaCTCGGGGGCGGTGCCAATGGAGGCCACCAGCCGGGGATGGTGCCGTCTCTGCCTGCGCAGAACTCTCACATGCCCAACCAGCACCCGCGAACACCG CTCTCTCAGAAGTCCTCTCTGACGGCCGACGGGCAGGTCTCCACGCCAGCCTCCGTCAGCAGCGTGGACCACAGCTCCCAAATGCCCCCCTCCGACGCCCCCGCGCCGCTCGAGCCCAAGATGGAGGTGAAGCAGCAGCCATCGGccgaggaggaagaagaggctgAGTCGGAGGGGAAGCCCTCGGGGAAGATGGGCATGAAGCACGAGGTCAAGTCTGAGGAGAAGCCGGAG GTGAAAAAGGAGGAGCCCTCTGACGGCTGTAAGGCAGAGCCTATGGAGACGTCCATCGCTTCCGGCGAAGACCGGAAGCCAGAGGTGAAGAGCGAACccaaagaggaagaggatggcCCTGGCGCCGCCGGTGCCAACAGCTCCCCCGCTGCTGCCCAGAGCAAGAAGAAAA TCTTCAAGCCGGAGGAGCTTCGGCAGGCACTCATGCCCACCCTGGAGGCGTTGTACCGGCAGGATCCCGAGTCTCTGCCCTTCCGTCAGCCTGTAGACCCCCAGTTACTGGGAATACCC GACTACTTCGACATAGTCAAGAACCCCATGGACCTGTCCACCATCAAGCGCAAATTAGACACGGGGCAGTACCAGGAACCCTGGCAGTACGTGGACGACATCTGGCTAATGTTCAACAACGCCTGGCTCTACAACCGCAAGACCTCGCGCGTCTACAAGTACTGCTCCAAGCTGGCAGAGGTCTTCGAGCAGGAGATCGACCCAGTGATGCAGAGCCTGGGCTATTGCTGTgggaggaag CTGGAGTTTTCCCCACAAACCCTCTGCTGCTACGGGAAGCAGCTGTGCACCATCCCACGAGATGCTGCCTACTTCAGCTACCAGAACAG GTACCACTTCTGTGAGAAGTGTTTCAACGAAATCCAGGGCGAGAGCGTTTCCCTGGGAGACGACCCCTCCCAGCCTCAGAC GTCCATCAACAAAGAGCAGTTTCAGAGGAAGAAGAATGACACGTTGGACCCTGAATT acTTGTTGAATGTACTGACTGTGGTCGTAAAATGCACCAGATCTGCATTTTGCACAATGACACAATTTGGCCAGCAGG CTTTGTGTGTGACAGCTGTCTCAAGAAATGTAATAAGACGAGAAAGGAGAACAAGTATGCAGCCAGAA GGCTGCCCCAGACTAAGTTGGGCTGCTTCCTTGAGGGACGGGTGAATGACTACCTGAGGCGGCACAACCACCGGGATATGGCGCCGACAGCCGGTGAAGTCACCATCCGTGTTGTCCATGTATCGGACAAGGTGGTGGAGGTGAAGCCCGGCATGAAGGCCAG GTTTGTGGACAGCGGTGAGATGTCGGAGTCCTTCCCCTACAGGACCAAAGCTCTCTTTGCCTTTGAGGACATTGACGGTGTGGACGTGTGCTTCTTTGGCATGCACGTGCAGGAGTACGGTTCAGACTGCCCTCCCCCCAACCAGAG gcGGGTGTATATCTCCTACCTGGACAGTGTGCACTTTTTTCAGCCTCGTCACCTGAGAACAGGTGTCTACCATGAAATCCTCATTGGGTACCTGGAGTATGTCAGGAGGCTTGG GTTCACCACGGGGCACATTTGGGCGTGCCCGCCCAGTGAGGGCGACGACTACATCTTCCATTGTCACCCTATGGACCAGAAGATCCCCAAGCCCAAACGCCTGCAGGAGTGGTACAAGAAGATGCTGGACAAGGCTGTTGCTGAGCGTATCGTTCATGACTACAAG GACATCTTCAAACAGGCCACTGAGGATCGTCTGACCAGTGCCAAGGAGCTCCCCTACTTTGAGGGTGATTTCTGGCCCAATGTGCTGGAGGAGAGCATTaaggagctggagcaggaggaggaggagaggaaaagggagGAGAACAGCACCTCCAGTGAGAGCATTGAT GCAACCAAAGGGGACAGCAAGAATGCCAAGAAGAAGAACAGCAAGAAGACAAGCAAGAATAAGAGTAGCCTGAGCAGGGCCAACAAGAAGAAGCCGGGCATGCCTAATGTGTCTAATGACCTTTCACAGAAGCTGTATGCAACTATGGAGAAGCACAAAGAG GTGTTCTTTGTGATCCGGCTGATCGCTGGCCCCACCGCCAACTCCCTCCCGCCCATTTCGGACCCAGACCCGCTGATGGCGTGCGATCTGATGGATGGGCGTGACGCTTTCCTGACGCTGGCACGCGACAAGCACCTGGAGTTCTCCTCGATGCGGCGCTCCAAGTGGAGCTCCATGTGCATGCTGGTGGAGCTGCACAACCAGAGCCAGGACCGCTTCGTCTACACCTGCAACGAGTGCAAGCACCACGTGGAGACGCGCTTCCACTGCACCGTCTGCGAG GACTACGACCTCTGCGGGAAATGCTACAACATCAAGGGCCACGAGCACAAGATGGAGAAGCTCGGGCTTGGTCTGGACGACGAGAGCAACAACGCAGCAGCCGCCTCCACCCAGAACCCCAGCGACTCCCGCCGCCTGAGTATCCAGCGCTGCATCCAGTCGCTGGTGCACGCCTGCCAGTGCCGCAACGCCAACTGCTCGCTGCCTTCGTGCCAGAAGATGAAGCGAGTGGTGCAGCACACCAAGGGCTGCAAGCGCAAGACCAACGGCGGCTGTCCCATCTGCAAGCAGCTCATTGCACTCTGCTGCTACCATGCCAAGCACTGCCAGGAGGCCAAGTGCCCCGTGCCCTTCTGCCTGAACATCAAACACAAGCtgcggcagcagcagctgcagcaccGGCTCCAGCAGGCGCAGATGCTGCGGCGGCGCATGGCCACCATGCAGAGGGCCGGGCAGCCTTGCCCTGGCGGCCCGCCTGGGGGACTCCCTTCTCCTGGAAACAACGGCACCACGGGGCCCAGCACGCCCACGTCCGTCGGTACTCAGCCGCCCACTCCACAGACCCCCACGCAGACCGGCATGCCCGCTCTGCCCCAGCCTGGCGTGGGCGGCATGTCCGGGGGGCCACCTGGTGGGCAGCAACAGCAGCCAATGCCCCAGCAAGGTGGGATGCCCCAGCACCCTATGCACCATCAGTTCCAGCAGATGCctggcggaggcggcggcaTGATGAACTCACCGCAGCAACAGATGGCcatgcagcaacaacagcagcagcagcaacaacaacaacaacagcagcagcagcaggcggcACAGCAGGCTCAGCAGCAGATGCAGCACCCCAACAGTATGGCTCCTTACGGGCCGAGAGCTCCCGGCTCGTCCCCTCGCGCCCAGACCCAGGGTAAACCGGGGCTAGGCCCGGCGACACCACCACAGCCGCCGCAGCAGCAGACGCCCCCGCATCTGCCCAACCCTGGCCAGCCACCCATGTCCCAACAGCCaccacagcaacagcagcctCCCTCGGGGCCTCCTCCGGCCGCCGTGGAGATCGCAATGAAGATCCAGCAGGTGGCCGACGCCCAGAGGAAGATGGCCCAGGCTCAGATCCTGAGACAGGCCACCCAGGGCGGCATGATGCCCCCACAtccccaccacccccaacaGGCCCCAGGCCAGATGGGGATGCCCCACCctggggtggggatggtggcGGCTCAGGGCTTGCCCCCCCAGGCTGCTGCAGCCAGGGCTCAtctggagcagcagcagcaaccgcAACAGCAGGTACCGCCTGGCATGATGGTGGGCCCCATGCAGCAGCAGGGCCAGCCCATGCAGCCCAACTCCCAGGGCCAGCTACCGCCACAGGTACCCCTCCAGCCCAGGGTGGGTCCTCAGCTGCAGCCTCCCCAGCAGCAGTGGGCCGGTCAGGGCATGCCACCCCAGCAGAGGCCAGTCATGATGGGCCAGATGGCACAGCCGGGAATGGCCGCTCAGCAGCAACAAcagatgcagcagcagcaacaacaaccgCAGCAGCAGATTCCCGGGCGCAACCCTCTGATGCAGGGGGGCGCAAGCGGCAGTGCAGGTCCTGGGAATTTCCCCCAGGGGGCGCTGCAGGACCTGCTCCGGACCCTGCGCTCCCCAAGCTCCcctctccagcagcagcaggtgcTCAACATCCTCCGCTCCAACCCCCAGCTCATGGCTGCCTTCATCAAGCAGAGAGTCTACAAATACAAAGGTGGTGCAGCCGGTGGGGCGCCCCCTGGTGGACAACCAGGAGCGGGACCCCAGGGGCTACCTGGAGCCATGGGCGTCCAACCGGGCGCTGTTGGCGCAGGCGCTCCCCAAGGTGGGATACACTTAGGTCAGGGTGTTGGCATGCAGTCGATAGCccaactgcagcagcagcagttgcaacaacaacaacagcagcagcagcagcagcagcaacagcgaCCCATGTTACCACAGCAAGTGGCAGccctgcagcagcaacaacaacaacaacagcagcagcagcagcagcagcagcagcagcaacaacaacaagggGGCATCCCAGGGCAGGGACCCTCCATGGTCAGCATGGCCAACAACCCCCAGTTCCGAGAGCTCCTACTGAGGAGGCacctgcagcagcaacaacaacaacaacaacagcagcagcagcaggcccagcagcagcagcagatggcAAACCACGCTCAGTTCCAGCAGCCCCAGCCCCCCCAGCAGCAGCCTCCGCAGGGCTACATGGGCCAGCCTGGGAGCATGCAAGTGCCCCCTGGTGGCCAACAGCTCCCTCCTGGGgctcaacagcagcagcagcagcaggcggcCACCGCAGCCCTGCAGCAGAGGCTCcagatgcagcagcagcagcagaacgcCATGCTGCAGGGGGCTGACGGAGGTCCAGGcggaggaggagtgggaggcCCGCAGCAGCCTCCCCAGCAGCCGGGCGGCCAGGCCGGCCCGCAGACCCAAGCCCTCCTCCAGCAGGCCCTGCAGCACCGgctcctgcagcagcagcagcacctggCTGGGGGGTCACCCGCCCAGCACAGCAATCCCATGAGcccacaacagcagcagcagcagcagcaacaacagcagcagcagatgtCCCAGTCTCCTCATCTACAGGGCCAGCAGCTCTCCACGTCGCTTAGCAACCAGGTGCGCTCGCCGCAGCCGTCGCCGCGGCCACACTCGCAGCCGCCACACTCCAGCCCCTCGCCCCGCATGCAGCCTCAGCCCTCCCCGCACCACATCTCGCCCCAGACCCAGACTGGGTCGCCGCACCCCTCGCACCTGACCCAGCACCACCCAGGGATGGTGGTCCCGCCACCCCAACAGAAccctcagcagcagcagaaccCCATGGACGGTGGCCCCTTTGGGTCAGATCAGAACGCCATGCTGTCGCAGCTGAGCAGCATGGGGGCACTGCACGGGCCGGGAGGACCGGACATGCTATCAGGAAATAGCCAGGACCTCAACGCCAATATGAATCACAACTCCTTAGACATCATGTAG